From Streptomyces sp. CMB-StM0423, a single genomic window includes:
- a CDS encoding PH domain-containing protein, which translates to MSKDTPDTRPKYADRAYRSVAGIAAGVLLLVLGGWLGADALVRGSGQARAIAVAALVAGVPMVVSLTLRPVVYAGEERLRVRNPFRTIVVPWGRVEEIRAGYSSEVVTEDAKYQMWAIPVSLRARKRANRRRDRAAGGGGLFSPSSRTALSDPAMRRPGGTGAGDLDPSAGDLTPMADKSIRELRELAHTYADREGAQGPVSVRWAYEILGPAIAGSLALIIAIAVG; encoded by the coding sequence ATGAGCAAGGACACCCCGGACACCCGGCCGAAGTACGCCGACCGCGCCTACCGCTCCGTCGCGGGCATCGCCGCCGGTGTGCTGCTGCTCGTCCTCGGCGGCTGGCTCGGCGCGGACGCCCTGGTCCGCGGCAGCGGGCAGGCGCGGGCGATCGCGGTGGCGGCGCTGGTCGCCGGGGTGCCGATGGTGGTGTCGCTGACGCTGCGCCCCGTGGTGTACGCGGGCGAGGAGCGGCTGCGGGTGCGCAACCCGTTCCGCACGATCGTGGTGCCGTGGGGCCGGGTCGAGGAGATCCGGGCGGGCTACTCCAGCGAGGTCGTCACCGAGGACGCCAAGTACCAGATGTGGGCCATCCCCGTCTCGCTGCGCGCCCGCAAGCGGGCCAACCGCCGCCGGGACCGCGCGGCCGGCGGCGGCGGGCTCTTCAGCCCGTCCAGCCGCACGGCCCTGTCCGACCCGGCGATGCGCCGCCCCGGCGGCACGGGCGCCGGGGACCTGGACCCCTCGGCGGGCGACCTGACGCCGATGGCCGACAAGTCGATCCGCGAGCTGCGCGAGCTGGCGCACACGTACGCCGACCGCGAAGGCGCGCAGGGGCCGGTCTCGGTGCGCTGGGCGTACGAGATCCTGGGTCCCGCCATCGCGGGCAGCCTGGCCCTGATCATCGCCATCGCCGTGGGCTAG
- the deoC gene encoding deoxyribose-phosphate aldolase, with protein MPRIPTAAAGPPASLADVTASDGALRRFLHGLPGVDPVGLEARAAALGTRSIKTTAKAYALDLAVSMIDLTTLEGSDTPGKVRALCAKARTPDPTDRTTPEVAAVCVYPDLAAVAAEALAGSGVKVASVATAFPSGRAALEVKLADTRAALAAGADEIDMVIDRGAFLAGRYLEVYEQIRAVRQAAAGARLKVIFETGELSTYDNIRRASWLGMLAGADFIKTSTGKVGVNATPANTLVLLEAVRDYRAATGVQVGVKPAGGIRTAKDAVKFLVLVNETAGDDWLDNRWFRFGASSLLNDLLMQRQKLRTGRYSGPDYVTVD; from the coding sequence ATGCCCCGCATACCCACCGCAGCCGCGGGCCCACCGGCGTCCCTCGCGGACGTGACGGCCTCCGACGGCGCGCTCCGCCGCTTCCTGCACGGTCTGCCCGGCGTCGACCCGGTCGGCCTGGAGGCCCGCGCCGCCGCCCTGGGCACCCGCTCCATCAAGACGACCGCCAAGGCGTACGCGCTGGACCTGGCGGTCTCGATGATCGACCTGACCACGCTGGAGGGCTCCGACACCCCCGGCAAGGTGCGCGCGCTGTGCGCCAAGGCCCGTACCCCCGACCCCACGGACCGGACGACGCCCGAGGTCGCGGCCGTCTGCGTCTACCCGGACCTGGCCGCCGTCGCCGCCGAGGCGCTGGCCGGCTCCGGCGTCAAGGTCGCCTCGGTGGCCACCGCCTTCCCCTCCGGGCGGGCGGCGCTGGAGGTGAAGCTCGCCGACACCCGGGCGGCGCTGGCCGCGGGCGCCGACGAGATCGACATGGTCATCGACCGCGGCGCGTTCCTCGCCGGCCGCTATCTGGAGGTCTACGAGCAGATCCGCGCGGTGCGGCAGGCCGCCGCCGGCGCCCGGCTGAAGGTGATCTTCGAGACCGGCGAGCTGTCCACGTACGACAACATCCGCCGGGCGAGCTGGCTCGGCATGCTGGCGGGCGCCGACTTCATCAAGACCTCGACCGGCAAGGTCGGCGTGAACGCCACCCCCGCCAACACCCTGGTCCTGCTCGAAGCCGTCCGGGACTACCGCGCGGCCACCGGCGTGCAGGTCGGCGTGAAGCCCGCGGGCGGCATCCGCACGGCCAAGGACGCGGTGAAGTTCCTGGTGCTGGTCAACGAGACCGCCGGGGACGACTGGCTGGACAACCGCTGGTTCCGCTTCGGCGCCTCCAGCCTGCTCAACGACCTGCTCATGCAGCGCCAGAAGCTGCGCACCGGCCGCTACTCCGGCCCCGACTACGTGACCGTGGACTAG
- a CDS encoding aldehyde dehydrogenase family protein: MTAEHKLFAYAPAPESRSVVDIAPSYGLFVDGEFAEAADGKVFKSVAPATEEVLSEVARAGEADVERAVAAARRAFTSWSALPGAERGKYLFRIARIIQERSRELAVLETLDNGKPIRETRDADLPLVAAHFFYYAGWADKLGHAGFGPEPKPLGVAGQVIPWNFPLLMLAWKIAPALACGNTVVLKPAETTPLSALFFADICRQAGLPRGVVNILPGYGDAGAALVAHPDVDKVAFTGSTAVGKEIARSVAGTDKRLTLELGGKGANIVFDDAPIDQAVEGIVGGIFFNQGQVCCAGSRLLVQESVADELLESLKRRLTTLRLGDPLDKNTDIGAINSAEQLARITELADAGDAEGAQRWTAPCELPGSGYWFAPTLFTGVTQAHRIARDEIFGPVLSVLTFRTPAEAVAKANNTPYGLSAGVWTEKGSRILAVADRLRAGVVWANTFNKFDPTSPFGGYKESGFGREGGRHGLEAYLR, encoded by the coding sequence ATGACCGCAGAACACAAGCTCTTCGCCTACGCGCCCGCGCCCGAGTCCCGCTCGGTCGTCGACATCGCGCCCAGTTACGGCCTGTTCGTCGACGGCGAGTTCGCCGAGGCCGCCGACGGCAAGGTCTTCAAGTCCGTCGCCCCGGCGACCGAGGAGGTGCTCTCCGAGGTCGCGCGGGCCGGCGAGGCGGACGTCGAGCGGGCGGTCGCCGCCGCCCGGCGGGCGTTCACCTCCTGGTCGGCGCTGCCGGGCGCGGAGCGCGGCAAGTACCTGTTCCGTATCGCCCGCATCATCCAGGAGCGCTCGCGCGAGCTGGCGGTGCTGGAGACGCTGGACAACGGCAAGCCGATCCGGGAGACCCGGGACGCCGACCTGCCGCTGGTCGCCGCGCACTTCTTCTACTACGCGGGCTGGGCGGACAAGCTCGGCCATGCCGGCTTCGGCCCCGAGCCGAAGCCGCTGGGCGTCGCGGGCCAGGTCATCCCGTGGAACTTCCCGCTGCTGATGCTCGCCTGGAAGATCGCCCCGGCACTGGCCTGCGGCAACACCGTGGTGCTCAAGCCCGCCGAGACCACCCCGCTGTCCGCGCTGTTCTTCGCCGACATCTGCCGCCAGGCCGGCCTGCCCCGCGGGGTGGTCAACATCCTGCCGGGCTACGGGGACGCGGGCGCCGCGCTCGTCGCGCACCCGGACGTCGACAAGGTCGCGTTCACCGGCTCCACGGCCGTCGGCAAGGAGATCGCCAGGTCCGTCGCCGGCACGGACAAGCGGCTCACGCTGGAGCTGGGCGGCAAGGGCGCCAACATCGTCTTCGACGACGCGCCCATCGACCAGGCCGTCGAGGGCATCGTCGGCGGCATCTTCTTCAACCAGGGCCAGGTCTGCTGCGCGGGCTCCCGGCTGCTGGTGCAGGAGTCGGTGGCCGACGAGCTGCTGGAGTCGCTGAAGCGGCGGCTCACCACGCTGCGGCTGGGCGACCCGCTGGACAAGAACACCGACATCGGCGCCATCAACTCCGCCGAGCAGCTCGCCCGGATCACGGAGCTGGCGGACGCCGGCGACGCGGAGGGCGCGCAGCGCTGGACGGCGCCCTGCGAACTGCCCGGCAGCGGCTACTGGTTCGCGCCGACGCTCTTCACCGGCGTCACGCAGGCGCACCGCATCGCGCGCGACGAGATCTTCGGCCCGGTGCTGTCGGTGCTGACGTTCCGTACCCCCGCGGAAGCGGTCGCGAAGGCCAACAACACGCCGTACGGGCTGTCCGCCGGGGTGTGGACGGAGAAGGGCTCGCGGATCCTGGCGGTGGCCGACCGGCTGCGGGCGGGCGTCGTGTGGGCGAACACGTTCAACAAGTTCGATCCGACCTCGCCGTTCGGCGGCTACAAGGAGTCGGGCTTCGGCCGCGAGGGCGGCCGCCACGGGCTGGAGGCGTACCTGCGATGA
- a CDS encoding aldehyde dehydrogenase family protein: MTQADARLSVLKTYKLYVGGKFPRSESGRVYEVTDAKGRWLANAPRASRKDARDAVVAARKAVAGWSGATAYNRGQVLYRVAEMLQGRREQYVAEVADAEGLSKAKSAAQVDAAIDRWVWYAGWTDKIAQVAGGGNPVAGPYFNLSAPEPTGVVAVVAPQESALLGLVSVLAPVIATGNAAVVVAAEERPLPALSLAEVLATSDVPGGVVNVLSGRTAEIAPTLAAHQDVNAIDLTGADAELARELEVAAADNLKRVLRPRPPYDWTADPGTGRLTAFLETKTVWHPTGSLGVSGSAY, translated from the coding sequence ATGACACAGGCGGATGCGAGGCTGTCGGTCCTCAAGACCTACAAGCTGTACGTGGGCGGGAAGTTCCCCCGCTCGGAGAGCGGGCGGGTGTACGAGGTGACCGACGCGAAGGGCCGCTGGCTCGCCAACGCGCCCCGCGCCTCCCGCAAGGACGCCCGGGACGCGGTGGTCGCCGCCCGCAAGGCCGTCGCCGGCTGGTCGGGCGCCACGGCGTACAACCGCGGCCAGGTGCTCTACCGGGTGGCGGAGATGCTCCAGGGGCGGCGCGAGCAGTACGTCGCGGAGGTCGCCGACGCCGAGGGCCTGTCGAAGGCCAAGTCGGCGGCGCAGGTGGACGCGGCGATCGACCGCTGGGTCTGGTACGCGGGCTGGACCGACAAGATCGCCCAGGTCGCCGGCGGCGGAAACCCGGTCGCCGGACCGTACTTCAACCTCTCCGCGCCGGAGCCGACGGGCGTCGTCGCCGTCGTGGCGCCGCAGGAGTCGGCGCTGCTGGGACTGGTGTCGGTGCTGGCGCCGGTGATCGCCACGGGCAACGCGGCGGTGGTCGTCGCCGCGGAGGAGCGGCCGCTGCCGGCGCTGTCGCTGGCGGAGGTGCTGGCCACGTCGGACGTACCCGGGGGGGTCGTCAACGTGCTCTCGGGGCGTACCGCGGAGATCGCGCCGACGCTGGCCGCGCACCAGGACGTCAACGCCATCGACCTGACGGGCGCGGACGCGGAGCTGGCGCGCGAGCTGGAGGTCGCGGCGGCGGACAACCTGAAGCGGGTGCTGCGCCCGCGGCCGCCGTACGACTGGACGGCGGACCCGGGGACGGGCCGGCTGACGGCGTTCCTGGAGACGAAGACGGTCTGGCACCCGACGGGCAGCCTGGGCGTGAGCGGCTCGGCCTACTAG
- a CDS encoding SigE family RNA polymerase sigma factor, which yields MNALHDSTTSAAVHTRLHAKGGSAEGMAPARASRGAGESGAAAARGCGRGAGRRPPYMVAIAGSAGPGGTGVTPAGTGPAADPGGNTRGDDGGKKAYGEVPGETVGTQAGTAAEADSTAAFTAYVAERRASLYATAYHLTGDRFEAEDLLQSALFSTYRAWDRISDKAALGGYLRRTMTNLHISAWRRRKLAEYPTEELPEAPGESDAMRGTELRTVLWQALARLPEMQRTMLVLRYYEGRTDPEIADVLGISVGTVKSSIWRSLRRLRDDEALSFGRDREESFEELVA from the coding sequence ATGAACGCACTGCACGACAGCACCACCAGCGCAGCGGTTCACACACGCCTGCACGCCAAGGGGGGGAGTGCTGAGGGGATGGCTCCCGCCCGCGCCTCGCGCGGTGCGGGGGAGTCCGGTGCCGCAGCCGCGCGGGGGTGCGGTCGCGGCGCCGGGCGTCGTCCTCCTTACATGGTCGCGATCGCGGGCAGTGCGGGCCCCGGGGGGACCGGCGTCACGCCGGCGGGGACCGGACCGGCCGCGGACCCGGGGGGGAACACCAGGGGGGACGACGGGGGGAAGAAGGCGTACGGAGAGGTGCCGGGGGAAACGGTCGGCACGCAGGCCGGGACCGCCGCGGAGGCTGACAGCACCGCGGCGTTCACCGCCTACGTGGCCGAGCGCCGCGCCTCTCTGTACGCCACCGCCTACCACCTGACCGGTGACCGGTTCGAGGCGGAGGACCTGCTGCAGAGCGCACTGTTCTCCACCTACCGGGCCTGGGACCGGATCAGCGACAAGGCGGCGCTGGGGGGCTACCTCCGCCGCACCATGACGAACCTGCACATCAGTGCCTGGCGCCGACGCAAGCTCGCGGAGTACCCGACCGAGGAACTCCCCGAGGCGCCGGGGGAGTCGGACGCCATGCGCGGCACGGAGCTGCGCACGGTGCTCTGGCAGGCGCTGGCGCGGCTGCCCGAGATGCAGCGCACGATGCTCGTGCTGCGCTACTACGAGGGCAGGACCGACCCGGAGATCGCCGACGTACTGGGGATCAGCGTGGGGACCGTCAAGAGCAGTATCTGGCGCTCGCTGCGCCGGCTGCGCGACGACGAGGCGCTGAGCTTCGGGCGGGACCGGGAGGAGTCGTTCGAGGAGCTCGTGGCCTGA
- a CDS encoding response regulator transcription factor translates to MPSLLLIEDDDAIRTALEMSLSRQGHRVTTAATGEDGLKLLREQRPDLIVLDVMLPGIDGFEVCRRIRRTDQLPIILLTARSDDIDVVVGLESGADDYVVKPVQGRVLDARIRAVLRRGERETTDSATFGNVVIDRSAMTVTKDGEHLQLTPTELRLLLELSRRPGQALSRQQLLQLVWEHDYLGDSRLVDACVQRLRAKVEDVPSAPTLIKTVRGVGYRLDPPS, encoded by the coding sequence GTGCCTTCTCTGTTGCTGATCGAGGACGACGACGCCATCCGCACCGCGCTGGAGATGTCCCTCTCCCGCCAGGGCCACCGCGTGACCACCGCGGCGACCGGTGAGGACGGGCTCAAGCTGCTGCGCGAGCAGCGGCCCGACCTGATCGTGCTGGATGTGATGCTGCCGGGCATCGACGGCTTCGAGGTGTGCCGGCGCATCCGCCGCACCGATCAGTTGCCGATCATCCTGCTGACCGCGCGCAGCGACGACATCGACGTGGTGGTCGGCCTGGAGTCGGGCGCCGACGACTACGTCGTCAAGCCCGTGCAGGGCCGGGTGCTGGACGCCCGGATCCGCGCGGTGCTGCGCCGCGGCGAGCGGGAGACCACCGACTCGGCCACCTTCGGCAACGTCGTCATCGACCGCTCCGCGATGACCGTCACCAAGGACGGCGAGCATCTGCAACTGACGCCGACGGAGCTGCGGTTGCTGCTGGAGCTGAGCCGCAGGCCCGGCCAGGCGCTGTCGCGCCAGCAGTTGCTGCAGTTGGTCTGGGAGCACGACTACCTGGGCGACTCCCGGCTGGTCGACGCGTGCGTACAGCGGCTGCGCGCGAAGGTCGAGGACGTGCCGTCCGCGCCGACACTGATCAAAACCGTACGCGGAGTGGGCTACCGGCTGGATCCGCCCTCGTGA
- a CDS encoding sensor histidine kinase, which produces MSPGPADAQGRQGLVRGWAAGLLRWISLRLRLVIVFALVALVSAVSVAGIAYWLNRDSVLTRTQDASLKDFRESLQDESGELDLRAGCTDLAKAARRLSSTTQNFDVILISGGGGSGGEPGCVERSDPSFTLHDVPKTLKTAVDQRRDDGKWPYHLYWQRVTMDGTPYLVGGARVIGTDWTGYMFKSLDSERRDLNSLAWSLGIATGLSLIGSALLAQGAASTVLRPVQRLGDAARRLGEGKLDTRLRVTGTDELADLSRTFNQTAERLQQRVEELSEREKSSRRFVADMSHELRTPLTAMTAVSEVLEEEQENLDPMIAPAVQLVVQETRRLNDLVENLMEVTRFDAGTARLVLDDVDVADLVTACIDARAWLDAVELDADRGIVARLDPRRLDVILANLIGNALKHGGSPVRVSVRTTADAPGAGDLVIEVKDNGPGIPAEVLPHVFDRFYKADTARPRSDGSGLGLSIAVESARIHGGTITAANDPAGGAVFTLRLPRDSSAAAEALEQEDE; this is translated from the coding sequence GTGAGTCCGGGCCCCGCCGACGCGCAGGGGCGGCAGGGGCTCGTACGCGGCTGGGCGGCGGGGCTGCTGCGCTGGATCAGCCTGCGACTGCGTCTTGTCATCGTGTTCGCACTGGTGGCCCTGGTCTCGGCGGTGTCGGTCGCCGGCATCGCGTACTGGCTCAACCGGGACTCGGTGCTCACCCGCACCCAGGACGCCTCGCTGAAGGACTTCCGGGAGTCGCTCCAGGACGAGAGCGGCGAGCTGGACCTGCGGGCCGGCTGTACGGACCTCGCCAAGGCCGCGCGGCGGCTGTCGAGCACCACCCAGAACTTCGACGTCATACTCATCTCCGGCGGCGGGGGCAGCGGCGGCGAGCCCGGCTGCGTGGAGCGCTCCGACCCGTCGTTCACCCTGCACGACGTGCCGAAGACGCTGAAGACGGCGGTCGACCAGCGGCGCGACGACGGCAAGTGGCCGTACCACCTGTACTGGCAGCGGGTGACGATGGACGGCACGCCGTATCTCGTCGGCGGCGCCCGGGTGATCGGCACCGACTGGACCGGCTACATGTTCAAGTCCCTGGACTCCGAGCGCCGGGACCTCAACTCGCTTGCCTGGTCGCTGGGCATCGCCACCGGACTGTCCCTGATCGGCTCCGCGCTGCTCGCGCAGGGCGCCGCGTCCACCGTGCTGCGGCCCGTGCAGCGGCTCGGCGACGCGGCGCGGCGGCTCGGCGAGGGCAAGCTCGACACCCGGCTGCGGGTGACCGGCACGGACGAACTGGCCGACCTCTCGCGGACGTTCAACCAGACCGCGGAGCGGCTCCAGCAGCGGGTGGAGGAGCTGAGCGAGCGGGAGAAGTCCAGCCGGCGGTTCGTGGCGGACATGTCGCACGAACTGCGCACGCCGCTGACGGCGATGACCGCGGTGTCGGAGGTGCTGGAGGAGGAGCAGGAGAACCTGGACCCGATGATCGCGCCCGCGGTGCAGCTCGTGGTGCAGGAGACCCGGCGGCTCAACGACCTGGTGGAGAACCTGATGGAGGTGACCCGCTTCGACGCGGGCACCGCCCGGCTCGTACTCGACGACGTGGACGTCGCCGACCTGGTCACCGCCTGCATCGACGCCCGCGCCTGGCTGGACGCGGTGGAGCTGGACGCCGACCGCGGCATCGTCGCCCGCCTCGACCCGCGGCGCCTGGACGTGATCCTCGCCAACCTCATCGGCAACGCGCTCAAGCACGGCGGCTCCCCCGTGCGGGTATCGGTGCGCACCACGGCGGACGCGCCCGGCGCCGGCGATCTGGTCATCGAGGTCAAGGACAACGGGCCCGGCATCCCCGCCGAGGTACTGCCGCACGTCTTCGACCGGTTCTACAAGGCGGACACCGCGCGCCCGCGCTCCGACGGCAGCGGCCTCGGGCTGTCCATCGCGGTGGAGAGCGCCCGGATCCACGGCGGTACGATCACCGCGGCCAACGACCCGGCGGGCGGGGCGGTGTTCACGCTGCGGCTGCCGCGGGACTCGTCGGCGGCGGCGGAGGCCCTGGAGCAGGAGGACGAGTGA
- a CDS encoding DUF6891 domain-containing protein, translating into MLGIVVKTERGERHVRVSAAELAGLVRRIGGAGDHFLVLQRIPDLPDVFAQVWHDAGGEYAVEHRDGGADRHFAATAGGPEAVITALTGWAREEAGWAAGLSWSRADITPAPGVPPLDLGEGERTELERRVREMLAAGYATRAELAECAEEFLVTVDRRPVSAPQARALADRLWLERAAEQAGWHGETDPERLTRAFATLREAGITAREHFACCRSCGNAGIGGAGERDARGFVYFLHQSSESAAADGGLTLNYGGFDGSSETTAAVGHEVVAALADAGLRTEWDGDPGRSIPVTGLDWRRRLVG; encoded by the coding sequence ATGCTCGGGATCGTGGTGAAGACGGAGCGCGGGGAGCGGCATGTGCGCGTGTCCGCGGCGGAGTTGGCGGGGCTGGTCCGGCGGATCGGCGGCGCCGGCGACCACTTCCTCGTGCTCCAGCGGATCCCCGACCTGCCCGACGTCTTCGCCCAGGTCTGGCACGACGCCGGCGGGGAGTACGCGGTGGAGCACCGCGACGGCGGCGCCGACCGGCACTTCGCCGCGACGGCCGGCGGCCCGGAGGCCGTGATCACGGCGCTGACCGGCTGGGCGCGCGAGGAGGCCGGCTGGGCGGCGGGGCTGTCCTGGTCCCGCGCGGACATCACCCCCGCGCCCGGGGTGCCGCCGCTCGACCTCGGCGAAGGGGAGCGTACGGAGCTGGAGCGGCGGGTCCGGGAGATGCTGGCCGCGGGGTACGCGACCCGTGCGGAACTGGCCGAGTGCGCCGAGGAGTTCCTCGTCACCGTGGACCGCAGGCCCGTCTCCGCCCCGCAGGCCAGGGCGCTGGCCGACCGGCTGTGGCTGGAGCGGGCCGCCGAGCAGGCCGGCTGGCACGGCGAGACGGACCCCGAGCGGCTCACCCGCGCCTTCGCGACCCTGCGGGAGGCGGGCATCACCGCGCGTGAGCACTTCGCCTGCTGCCGCAGTTGCGGCAATGCCGGGATAGGCGGAGCGGGCGAGCGGGACGCGCGCGGCTTCGTCTACTTCCTCCATCAGTCGTCGGAGTCCGCGGCGGCGGACGGCGGGCTCACGCTCAACTACGGCGGGTTCGACGGCTCGTCCGAGACGACCGCGGCCGTCGGGCACGAGGTGGTCGCCGCCCTCGCGGATGCCGGTCTGCGGACCGAGTGGGACGGCGATCCGGGCCGGTCGATACCCGTCACGGGGCTCGACTGGCGCCGCCGGCTGGTCGGCTGA
- a CDS encoding VanZ family protein gives MAGVVLLVLHLTAVWWFTLRPNAVPWVDAANLRPLTTIRAEFGDDPWSALRYAVESLLVLAPAGVLLPLIGGRVNASVAGSFARTVFAGSMLALVVELLKTTVPGQVANVDTMLLYILGIALAHLAVVPATRARLRRRHPAGRAAGAAHAEEAAGTEEPAAEAAERTADGKAQGTTPRITRVEIAP, from the coding sequence GTGGCCGGCGTTGTCCTCCTAGTCCTGCATCTGACCGCAGTCTGGTGGTTTACGCTCCGCCCCAACGCCGTGCCGTGGGTTGACGCGGCGAATCTGCGACCGCTCACGACGATCCGGGCGGAGTTCGGCGATGACCCGTGGTCGGCGCTGCGGTACGCCGTCGAGTCGCTGCTCGTGCTGGCCCCCGCGGGGGTGCTGCTGCCGCTGATCGGCGGCCGGGTCAACGCGTCGGTGGCGGGGTCGTTCGCGCGGACCGTCTTCGCGGGCTCGATGCTGGCGCTGGTCGTCGAGCTGCTGAAGACCACGGTGCCCGGGCAGGTCGCGAACGTGGACACGATGCTGCTCTACATCCTGGGGATCGCGCTGGCGCATCTGGCGGTGGTCCCGGCCACGCGCGCGCGGCTGCGCCGGCGGCACCCCGCGGGCCGCGCGGCGGGCGCGGCGCACGCGGAGGAGGCGGCCGGGACGGAAGAGCCGGCAGCGGAAGCGGCGGAGCGTACGGCGGACGGGAAGGCTCAGGGCACGACCCCGAGAATCACCAGGGTGGAGATCGCCCCGTAG
- a CDS encoding PspC domain-containing protein, whose product MAMPMRPRDDRMIAGVCAGLARRFDTTPTTVRVIFLVSCLLPGPQFLLYLALWALMPSEEKVQHPAW is encoded by the coding sequence ATGGCCATGCCGATGAGACCGCGCGACGACCGGATGATCGCCGGAGTGTGCGCCGGCCTGGCCCGGCGCTTCGACACCACCCCCACGACGGTGCGGGTCATCTTCCTGGTGTCGTGCCTGCTGCCGGGCCCGCAGTTCCTGCTCTACCTGGCGCTGTGGGCGCTGATGCCCAGCGAGGAGAAGGTGCAGCACCCGGCCTGGTGA
- a CDS encoding adenosine deaminase — protein sequence MAEDNRGAPAGNVPDLERIRRAPKVLLHDHLDGGLRPGTIVDIARETGYDGLPETDPARLGVWFREAADSGSLERYLETFAHTCAVMQTRDALVRVAAECAEDLGADGVVYAEVRYAPEQHLQGGLSLEQVVEAVNEGFREGERRAHAAGHRIRVGALLTAMRHAARSLEIAELANRYRDLGVVGFDIAGAEAGFPPTRHLDAFEYLKRENNHFTIHAGEAFGLPSIWQALQWCGADRLGHGVRIIDDIHVAEDGTVKLGRLAAYVRDKRIPLELCPTSNLQTGAAPSYAEHPIGLLRRLYFRATVNTDNRLMSGTSMSREFEELVRTFHYTLDDMQWFTVNAMKSAFIPFDERLAMINDVIKPGYAGLKSEWLFR from the coding sequence ATGGCGGAGGACAACAGAGGCGCGCCGGCCGGGAACGTGCCCGACCTGGAGCGGATTCGGCGGGCGCCCAAGGTGCTGCTCCACGACCACCTCGACGGCGGTCTCCGTCCCGGCACCATCGTCGACATCGCCCGCGAGACCGGCTACGACGGGCTGCCCGAGACCGATCCCGCGCGGCTCGGCGTCTGGTTCCGGGAGGCCGCCGACTCCGGGTCGCTGGAGCGGTATCTGGAGACCTTCGCCCACACCTGCGCCGTCATGCAGACCCGCGACGCGCTCGTGCGGGTCGCCGCCGAGTGCGCCGAGGACCTCGGCGCCGACGGCGTCGTGTACGCCGAGGTGCGCTACGCCCCCGAGCAGCACCTCCAGGGCGGGCTCAGTCTGGAGCAGGTGGTCGAGGCGGTCAACGAGGGCTTCCGCGAGGGCGAGCGGCGCGCGCACGCCGCCGGGCACCGCATCCGCGTCGGCGCCCTCCTCACCGCCATGCGGCACGCCGCCCGCTCGCTGGAGATCGCCGAACTCGCCAACCGCTACCGCGACCTCGGCGTCGTCGGCTTCGACATCGCCGGCGCCGAGGCCGGCTTCCCGCCCACCCGCCACCTCGACGCCTTCGAGTATCTGAAGCGCGAGAACAACCACTTCACCATCCACGCCGGCGAGGCATTCGGCCTGCCGTCGATCTGGCAGGCGCTGCAGTGGTGCGGCGCCGACCGGCTCGGCCACGGCGTACGGATCATCGACGACATCCACGTCGCCGAGGACGGCACCGTCAAGCTCGGCCGGCTGGCGGCGTACGTGCGCGACAAGCGGATCCCGCTGGAGCTGTGCCCGACGTCCAACCTCCAGACCGGCGCCGCCCCCTCGTACGCCGAGCACCCCATCGGGCTGCTGCGCCGGCTCTACTTCCGCGCCACGGTCAACACCGACAACCGGCTCATGAGCGGCACGAGCATGAGTCGTGAGTTCGAGGAGCTGGTGCGCACGTTCCACTACACGCTGGACGACATGCAGTGGTTCACCGTCAATGCGATGAAGTCGGCATTCATTCCTTTCGATGAAAGGCTGGCGATGATCAACGACGTCATCAAGCCCGGATACGCCGGGCTGAAGTCGGAGTGGCTTTTTCGCTGA
- a CDS encoding alpha/beta hydrolase: MAQEISATRPARLGRATGAASAQAVALLLPAGEGVSSRRPSRLAAASVWSLARRLGRAGRGDGLVAHTVHYRYRGWNGAAADAAQDAEWALEEVVRRYGDVPVALVGTDVGGRAALRAAGHEAVVSVLALAPWLPDAQAADAEPVRQLSGRTVLLVHGTDDARTDPDLSYRLAVRAKKANRDVCRFEVHSDGHGLHQHRPEVLALSADFVMGSLFGRPYSRPLADALAAPPPIGLRMPLAAGFAPA, translated from the coding sequence ATGGCACAGGAGATCAGCGCGACCCGCCCCGCCCGGCTCGGACGTGCCACCGGGGCGGCCTCCGCGCAGGCGGTGGCGTTGCTGCTGCCCGCCGGGGAGGGCGTCAGCAGCCGGCGGCCGTCGCGGCTCGCCGCCGCCTCCGTGTGGTCGCTGGCCCGCCGGCTCGGGCGCGCCGGGCGCGGTGACGGGCTCGTCGCGCACACCGTGCACTACCGCTACCGGGGCTGGAACGGCGCCGCGGCGGACGCCGCGCAGGATGCGGAGTGGGCGCTGGAGGAGGTCGTACGGCGGTACGGGGACGTGCCCGTGGCGCTGGTCGGCACCGACGTCGGCGGCCGGGCCGCGCTGCGCGCCGCCGGGCACGAGGCGGTCGTCTCCGTGCTGGCGCTGGCGCCGTGGCTGCCGGACGCGCAGGCGGCGGACGCCGAGCCCGTACGGCAGTTGAGCGGGCGCACCGTGCTCCTCGTACACGGCACCGACGACGCCCGCACCGACCCCGACCTGTCGTACCGGCTGGCGGTACGGGCGAAGAAGGCCAACCGCGACGTGTGCCGCTTCGAGGTGCACTCCGACGGGCACGGGCTGCACCAGCACCGCCCCGAAGTCCTCGCCCTGAGCGCCGACTTCGTCATGGGCTCGCTCTTCGGCCGGCCGTACAGCAGACCCCTCGCCGACGCCCTCGCCGCACCCCCGCCGATCGGCCTGCGCATGCCGCTGGCCGCCGGCTTCGCCCCGGCGTAA